The following are encoded in a window of Rubritalea squalenifaciens DSM 18772 genomic DNA:
- a CDS encoding SMI1/KNR4 family protein — translation MLDKGLFVNGAKYQEFLKNYEEHVATSDYKSILLPNEPYEDGRECYFTQYGSVTDQTILEYESKYGVKLPEDLKNLLKLQNGGHVHEFAPYEECAFDSICSLTLDTSEDRWLFAMIPVYDWLELRGDVEDDEDLANDKEELERFIILDGDGHHFLALDYRGGEECKGVVSVSVEGGYYGAEEICTDFKSLFSYW, via the coding sequence TTGTTAGATAAAGGATTATTTGTGAACGGAGCCAAATACCAAGAATTCCTGAAAAACTATGAAGAGCATGTGGCAACAAGTGACTATAAGTCGATTCTTTTGCCGAATGAACCCTATGAAGATGGTAGGGAGTGTTATTTCACTCAATACGGGAGTGTTACGGACCAGACTATCCTAGAGTACGAAAGTAAATACGGTGTCAAATTGCCAGAAGATCTGAAGAATTTACTGAAACTCCAGAATGGAGGTCATGTTCACGAGTTTGCTCCCTATGAAGAATGCGCGTTTGATTCTATTTGCAGTCTGACACTGGATACCAGTGAGGATAGATGGTTGTTTGCTATGATTCCTGTATATGATTGGTTAGAGTTACGAGGTGATGTGGAGGATGATGAAGATCTAGCCAATGATAAAGAGGAGTTGGAGAGGTTTATTATTTTGGATGGAGACGGACATCATTTTTTGGCTCTTGATTACCGAGGTGGTGAAGAATGCAAGGGGGTTGTTAGTGTGTCAGTGGAGGGTGGTTACTACGGAGCAGAAGAAATTTGTACTGATTTCAAATCTCTATTTAGTTACTGGTAG
- a CDS encoding DUF6714 family protein, with translation MKFVSDSDYQKLKARGFCPEALAEARQARNLTHRALELIPRIERAFAGITLGDGIGLCEARGIDNHEDEAQLAERRKHDIRDDWRKLTAETLNFYKGFSFLDRDGMIFHIPAFLICELRGELDCGKLHHEFTCPRCDYISLLSMEQRQCIRDFLLIIREDPEYQSVQYDIDSSLESYWQETTT, from the coding sequence ATGAAATTTGTTTCCGACAGTGACTACCAGAAACTCAAGGCTCGCGGCTTTTGTCCAGAGGCTCTCGCAGAGGCTCGCCAGGCCCGCAACCTTACACATAGAGCATTGGAGCTCATACCCAGGATCGAGAGAGCATTCGCGGGCATTACCCTGGGTGATGGTATCGGTCTTTGTGAGGCACGAGGCATAGATAACCACGAAGATGAAGCTCAACTCGCAGAGCGCCGCAAACACGACATTCGTGATGACTGGAGGAAGCTCACTGCAGAGACTCTCAATTTCTACAAAGGTTTCTCCTTTCTAGATAGAGACGGAATGATCTTTCACATCCCCGCCTTTCTCATCTGTGAGTTACGTGGTGAATTAGACTGCGGCAAACTTCACCACGAGTTCACCTGTCCTCGCTGCGACTACATCTCGCTACTCAGCATGGAGCAACGCCAGTGCATCCGAGACTTCCTGCTTATCATTCGCGAGGACCCAGAATACCAATCGGTGCAGTACGACATTGACAGTTCCCTCGAATCGTACTGGCAAGAAACCACCACCTAA
- a CDS encoding TIM44-like domain-containing protein encodes MKNFYFLVVTFLLMFPAEVMAGPGGSIVKAATKTIWGKIILGLLFVILLPFIIYISIKEYLAKRKAMKTLRVAGLSLPDFDWIKLKRRVEDCYTRVHDAWDKNDTHLAADWMTNWYWQNQQLVHLDRWESEGLKNICEVYKIKSVTPIMFAYRNDGGTPGEGSELAVVITAKMVDYLMRKSDSRIVEGDAKAKDANHIWSFTYEKGKWLVSSIAPYEQLSDYLEIMSAQPSPDELKAYLATN; translated from the coding sequence ATGAAAAACTTTTACTTCCTAGTCGTCACCTTCCTCCTGATGTTCCCTGCCGAAGTCATGGCAGGACCCGGCGGTTCCATCGTCAAAGCAGCTACCAAAACGATCTGGGGCAAAATCATTCTCGGTCTTCTCTTTGTCATCCTACTGCCCTTCATCATTTACATCTCCATCAAAGAGTACCTGGCCAAACGCAAGGCCATGAAGACACTCCGCGTGGCCGGACTCTCCCTGCCAGACTTCGACTGGATCAAGCTCAAGCGCCGTGTAGAGGACTGCTACACCCGCGTGCACGATGCCTGGGACAAGAATGACACCCATCTCGCAGCCGACTGGATGACCAACTGGTACTGGCAGAACCAGCAACTGGTCCATCTGGACCGCTGGGAAAGCGAGGGACTCAAGAACATCTGCGAAGTCTACAAGATCAAGAGCGTCACTCCGATCATGTTCGCCTACCGCAATGACGGCGGCACCCCAGGCGAAGGCTCCGAGCTCGCGGTCGTCATCACTGCCAAGATGGTTGACTACCTGATGCGCAAGAGCGACAGCCGAATCGTAGAAGGTGATGCCAAAGCCAAGGACGCCAACCACATCTGGTCCTTCACCTATGAGAAAGGCAAGTGGCTCGTCTCCAGTATCGCCCCCTACGAACAACTCTCCGACTACTTGGAAATCATGAGTGCCCAGCCAAGCCCGGACGAACTCAAGGCCTACCTGGCGACGAACTAG
- a CDS encoding helix-turn-helix domain-containing protein, whose protein sequence is MLSGSAELEIDGKTIPVLPGEVALVRPGVHVHRRFSSSQDTHQFWISFLPEVITPELAQLAAEAPVKQAYSKTFQHLLDAGYSVHKVHTPAASMFIDQLAVTALSEYIRMANYTPVARRISTPMHKAVDYIEEHYAEEDCLQQAIAASGVTDRHLIKTFNKEMQLTPSRFLWKLRTIRGIELLRETGLTVSEIAYQCGFKSPYHFSRLVKEQQGKSPRDLRNEGTVS, encoded by the coding sequence ATTCTCAGCGGCAGTGCCGAGCTGGAAATCGACGGCAAAACGATTCCCGTCCTCCCGGGAGAAGTCGCCCTGGTCCGGCCGGGTGTCCACGTGCATCGCCGGTTCTCCTCCTCGCAGGACACCCACCAGTTCTGGATTTCATTCCTACCTGAGGTTATCACGCCAGAATTAGCGCAACTGGCAGCGGAGGCTCCCGTCAAGCAGGCGTACTCCAAGACATTTCAACACTTGTTAGACGCTGGCTACAGCGTGCACAAAGTGCACACCCCGGCAGCCTCCATGTTCATCGATCAACTAGCGGTCACTGCCCTCAGCGAGTACATCCGCATGGCGAACTACACCCCGGTCGCACGCCGCATTTCCACGCCGATGCACAAGGCGGTCGACTACATCGAGGAACACTATGCCGAGGAAGACTGCCTGCAGCAGGCCATTGCCGCATCCGGCGTCACCGACCGCCACCTGATCAAAACCTTCAACAAGGAAATGCAACTGACCCCCAGCCGTTTCCTGTGGAAGCTACGCACCATCCGCGGCATCGAACTCCTGCGGGAGACCGGGCTCACCGTCAGCGAGATCGCCTACCAATGCGGCTTCAAGAGTCCCTATCATTTCTCGCGACTCGTCAAAGAGCAGCAGGGAAAATCACCGCGCGATCTGCGTAACGAAGGCACGGTGTCTTAG
- a CDS encoding LamG-like jellyroll fold domain-containing protein, giving the protein MKTKTRILTTALALTAAVPLHAATVLSHWDFDDSSIASPGESGGNVLLAQQGSGTLADGNIEGDTTTGLTGKFGESFSFDGDGDKLYLFARGSWASNPRVNDANGDIASQTLNNFTISVWVNPTAFLGNDVIYGNTYGAGNGWDLRLVNGTVTMEARNGSTAVLSSGTTLNTGEWSHLVVNYSDGQADFYVNGAAAGSANVGGAFTELAGATTNVQISREGSEAFNGGMDELWLFSGNLSTQEIGNLYSSNAIAVPEPSSVALFSLAGLAFLVRRRR; this is encoded by the coding sequence ATGAAAACAAAAACACGCATACTCACGACGGCTCTCGCCCTCACCGCTGCAGTGCCACTGCACGCAGCCACCGTACTCTCCCACTGGGATTTCGATGACAGCTCGATCGCTAGCCCCGGTGAATCCGGGGGCAATGTCCTGCTGGCTCAGCAGGGCTCTGGAACCTTGGCAGACGGGAACATCGAAGGGGATACGACGACTGGTCTAACAGGTAAATTTGGTGAGTCCTTTTCCTTTGATGGAGACGGGGACAAACTCTACCTCTTTGCCCGTGGTTCCTGGGCGAGCAATCCCCGGGTGAATGATGCCAATGGAGACATCGCCAGCCAGACTCTCAACAACTTTACGATCAGTGTGTGGGTGAACCCGACAGCCTTTCTGGGCAATGACGTGATCTATGGAAACACCTATGGGGCGGGCAACGGCTGGGACCTCCGCCTGGTGAATGGTACGGTGACCATGGAGGCCCGCAATGGCTCTACCGCGGTACTCAGTAGCGGAACCACGCTCAATACCGGTGAGTGGTCCCACCTGGTGGTGAACTATAGCGATGGTCAGGCTGACTTCTATGTGAATGGTGCTGCGGCTGGCAGTGCCAACGTAGGTGGGGCATTTACCGAGCTGGCCGGTGCCACCACGAATGTGCAGATCTCACGCGAAGGCAGCGAGGCCTTCAATGGTGGCATGGATGAACTCTGGCTCTTCAGCGGGAACCTTTCCACCCAGGAGATTGGCAATCTGTATAGCTCCAACGCGATTGCGGTTCCCGAGCCAAGTAGTGTCGCGCTGTTCTCTCTAGCAGGATTGGCTTTCTTAGTGCGCAGAAGGCGCTAA
- a CDS encoding DUF4177 domain-containing protein, translated as MKTPAFLILLWILSQFASSAQQSTQWEYKLWEAPNGYGNDRIERVLNQYGAQGWELTSAVWTQHPRGSTPAGKLVYHFKRPLYAHYPSRPGHTRPTPPAEHHHSLNIYLDKNGHPSLPRHFHGSFNDTVKAIIKRQPDIPITIYALPSNKPSHITSLHSRLKSYGANQIQVKVDR; from the coding sequence ATGAAAACCCCAGCCTTCCTGATCCTGCTCTGGATCCTCAGCCAGTTCGCCTCCAGCGCCCAGCAAAGCACCCAGTGGGAGTACAAGCTCTGGGAGGCACCGAACGGCTATGGCAATGATCGCATCGAGCGCGTTCTCAACCAATATGGTGCCCAGGGCTGGGAGCTCACCTCTGCCGTATGGACCCAGCATCCGCGCGGCAGCACACCGGCCGGCAAACTGGTCTATCACTTCAAGCGGCCTCTCTACGCTCACTACCCCAGCCGCCCCGGGCATACACGGCCCACCCCACCCGCTGAGCACCACCACTCGCTGAACATCTATCTGGACAAAAACGGACACCCCTCACTGCCTCGCCACTTCCATGGCAGCTTCAATGACACCGTCAAAGCCATCATCAAGCGCCAGCCGGACATCCCCATCACCATCTACGCCCTGCCCAGCAACAAACCCTCCCACATCACCTCGCTCCACTCCCGTCTGAAAAGCTACGGCGCCAACCAGATCCAGGTCAAAGTCGACCGCTGA
- a CDS encoding PEP-CTERM sorting domain-containing protein, with the protein MKPSHLILSSLLCLSSVHAASISINFRIGSNDNNSVDSDESATSLVNVSGANWNNITVRNTGSAGTFEVDIDGTALVNDSGANAATLNTTIGIGGGYSQFGDVTSGANRGLFGEAGLMQSFMNYGGSVAGETITINGLGSDFTTSGYSVYLYFDIGGSSRVYGHTVDDGSVSQTFWTNDTSGTDSDANDDGVMEWVQATGTTSGDATTDANYAVYTGLSGDSFTISGVSTGGRAILSGVQIVAIPEPSSTALIGLAGLGLLLRRRRAE; encoded by the coding sequence ATGAAACCCTCTCACCTCATTCTATCTTCACTCCTCTGCCTAAGCTCGGTCCATGCCGCCTCAATCAGCATTAATTTCCGCATCGGCAGCAATGACAACAACTCGGTCGACTCCGACGAGTCAGCCACGTCATTGGTGAATGTCAGCGGCGCCAACTGGAATAACATCACCGTGCGCAACACGGGGTCCGCAGGAACATTCGAAGTCGACATTGATGGTACAGCTCTGGTGAACGACTCGGGCGCCAATGCCGCCACGCTCAATACCACCATCGGTATCGGCGGCGGATATTCCCAGTTCGGCGACGTAACCAGTGGCGCGAACCGCGGCCTCTTCGGCGAAGCCGGCCTGATGCAATCGTTCATGAACTACGGCGGCTCCGTAGCTGGCGAGACCATCACCATCAATGGCCTGGGCAGCGACTTCACCACCAGCGGCTACAGCGTCTACCTCTACTTCGACATCGGCGGATCCAGCCGCGTCTACGGACACACTGTCGATGACGGCAGCGTTTCCCAGACCTTTTGGACCAACGACACCTCCGGCACCGACTCCGATGCCAACGACGATGGCGTCATGGAATGGGTGCAAGCCACCGGGACCACCTCTGGCGATGCGACCACAGACGCTAACTACGCCGTCTACACCGGCCTTTCCGGAGACTCCTTCACCATCTCCGGCGTCTCCACCGGAGGCCGCGCCATCCTCAGCGGTGTCCAGATCGTCGCTATCCCAGAGCCATCCAGCACCGCCCTGATCGGTCTCGCCGGACTCGGTCTCCTCCTGCGCCGCCGCAGAGCGGAGTAA
- a CDS encoding DUF7133 domain-containing protein, whose protein sequence is MISRYSIHRLLLAAGLSCGILQAAEPVNPNRQADGTLKPLSAEEGLKLIEVPEGYRIELVASEPMVQEPVCFTFDADGALFVCEWNTYMQDQYGTGQDKAVCRVVKLVDTDGDGKMDKRTVFADGLMMPRSILALHDRILVRMSHDSTIWSFFDEDKDGVSERREMAYKGTRVGGNIEHQDNSLVWNADNRIYATGQIYRYQDGKLTPQKGSGRYGQWGLARDDVGGIYGSGNSVPVSSWSLLGGYPMLNPPKDQSVFYANFLCDVDDATDPGHNVTATGGQTMIRSAQLGKWYGHYVIPDPVRRMVKMVKFEEKNGQRVATVPEEFKKSEFVRSPDTYFRPVWLEMGPDGGLYIADMSRGIIQESQWFPTERTENPKQRWIERYYRTKEWDMLGVNSRGRIYRVIPEDASQLDVQPKLANQSSVELVQYFSHANAWWRDTAHKLIVCRGDRSVVPALVEKLDAPEPMARLLALRSLEAFDALEPGQVTQALRDKDARVRTTAIAITEKMVAKHPALVDALQPLADDASSIVLCQLYLSLGNMRESRAQMLRKVLLAKHAKHEGLAAMVKKSQSLPRHLQKYTAGYKAYSGFCGDCHGDGEKGLLTDGKLMAPVFSNNKRIKDPEYLVNVIMKGMMGPLGEQKEEYAAGLMPPLESMYDDKQLTELANYIGMRWGGWKQPLKQEEVAGWRKKYQDRKTPWTYQEIIKAN, encoded by the coding sequence ATGATCTCCAGGTATTCGATACACAGGCTGCTTTTGGCGGCTGGACTAAGCTGCGGCATCTTGCAGGCGGCGGAACCCGTGAACCCGAACCGTCAGGCTGACGGTACTCTGAAGCCATTGAGTGCGGAGGAGGGGCTGAAACTGATCGAGGTGCCGGAGGGGTACAGGATCGAGCTGGTGGCGAGTGAGCCGATGGTGCAGGAGCCGGTTTGCTTCACTTTCGATGCGGACGGGGCGCTGTTCGTGTGTGAGTGGAATACCTACATGCAGGATCAGTACGGGACCGGGCAGGACAAGGCTGTCTGCCGGGTGGTCAAGCTGGTGGATACGGATGGTGACGGCAAGATGGACAAGCGGACGGTGTTTGCAGATGGATTGATGATGCCACGATCGATACTCGCGTTGCATGACCGTATTCTTGTTAGAATGTCTCACGACAGTACGATCTGGTCGTTCTTTGATGAGGATAAGGACGGGGTTTCTGAACGTCGCGAGATGGCCTACAAGGGGACTAGGGTGGGAGGAAACATCGAGCACCAGGACAATAGCTTGGTGTGGAATGCGGATAACCGCATTTATGCGACCGGGCAGATCTATCGCTACCAGGATGGCAAGCTGACTCCGCAGAAGGGATCCGGGCGCTACGGTCAGTGGGGATTGGCACGGGATGATGTAGGGGGCATCTATGGCAGTGGGAATAGTGTGCCGGTGAGTTCTTGGTCTTTGTTAGGTGGTTACCCGATGCTGAACCCGCCTAAGGACCAGAGTGTCTTCTACGCTAACTTCCTCTGTGATGTGGATGATGCCACAGACCCGGGCCATAATGTGACGGCGACCGGCGGGCAGACGATGATCCGCAGTGCTCAGCTAGGCAAGTGGTACGGCCACTATGTGATCCCTGATCCTGTGCGCCGTATGGTGAAGATGGTCAAGTTTGAGGAGAAGAACGGGCAGCGCGTGGCGACAGTGCCAGAGGAGTTCAAGAAGAGCGAGTTTGTCCGTAGCCCGGATACTTATTTCCGTCCAGTGTGGCTGGAGATGGGGCCGGATGGAGGGCTGTACATCGCCGACATGTCCCGAGGGATTATCCAGGAGTCCCAGTGGTTTCCTACGGAGAGGACTGAGAATCCGAAGCAGCGCTGGATCGAGCGCTATTACCGTACCAAGGAATGGGACATGCTTGGGGTCAATAGTCGCGGGCGCATTTATCGGGTCATTCCGGAGGATGCTTCTCAGCTTGATGTCCAGCCGAAGCTTGCGAACCAATCCAGTGTAGAGCTGGTGCAGTATTTCTCCCATGCCAATGCCTGGTGGCGGGACACCGCACACAAGCTGATTGTGTGCCGAGGTGATCGGTCGGTAGTTCCGGCGCTGGTGGAGAAGCTGGATGCACCCGAGCCGATGGCGAGGCTGCTCGCCCTGCGCAGTCTGGAGGCCTTTGATGCCTTGGAGCCTGGACAGGTAACGCAAGCGCTGCGGGACAAGGATGCCCGTGTGCGAACCACCGCGATTGCGATCACTGAGAAAATGGTGGCGAAGCATCCGGCCCTGGTGGATGCGCTGCAGCCGCTGGCTGATGATGCGTCCTCGATAGTCTTGTGCCAGTTGTACCTGAGCCTGGGGAATATGCGTGAATCCAGAGCGCAGATGCTGCGCAAGGTTTTGTTAGCCAAGCATGCGAAGCATGAAGGTCTGGCAGCGATGGTGAAGAAGAGCCAGAGTCTGCCGAGGCATCTGCAGAAATACACGGCGGGTTATAAGGCTTACTCAGGCTTCTGCGGTGACTGTCATGGCGACGGAGAAAAGGGTTTGCTGACAGATGGTAAGCTGATGGCTCCGGTTTTCTCTAACAATAAACGGATCAAGGATCCCGAGTATCTGGTGAATGTGATCATGAAAGGGATGATGGGGCCTCTTGGCGAGCAGAAGGAAGAGTATGCCGCGGGACTGATGCCGCCGCTGGAAAGTATGTATGATGACAAGCAGCTTACTGAACTGGCCAACTACATCGGTATGCGCTGGGGTGGCTGGAAGCAACCGCTGAAGCAGGAAGAGGTGGCAGGCTGGCGCAAGAAGTACCAGGACCGTAAGACACCCTGGACCTATCAGGAGATCATCAAGGCCAACTAA
- a CDS encoding HEAT repeat domain-containing protein: MKPRYNERYANDPTSSRACIKQYRKFLAEDVEGISLALFHYRGGKEEFDIACEYCHSNDAKDRAAGADAMGQLGWQDRTFLQESLDILIPMLKDEDDYVKYCAAVALGHRNHPDAIPALLKLTNHPDDQVRYGVVFGLLEHEDPRAIIALITLSQDKNSEVRNWATFGLGTQIDTDSPEIRQALISNLTDKDHEIRGEALLGLARRGYPNITQELINEWRDNDISSLSLEAAEESADPRLFNRLQELASIFSDIDDEYFTDRLNCAIAACTPAPH; this comes from the coding sequence ATGAAACCTCGCTACAATGAGCGCTACGCAAATGACCCTACATCCAGTCGAGCGTGCATAAAGCAGTATCGGAAATTTCTCGCAGAAGATGTGGAAGGAATCTCTCTGGCTCTATTCCACTACCGTGGCGGCAAGGAGGAGTTTGATATCGCGTGCGAGTATTGTCACAGCAACGACGCCAAGGACCGCGCCGCTGGAGCTGACGCCATGGGTCAGCTAGGCTGGCAAGACAGAACCTTCCTCCAAGAGAGCCTCGACATCCTCATTCCCATGCTTAAGGACGAAGACGACTACGTCAAATACTGTGCCGCCGTAGCTCTTGGTCACCGCAATCACCCAGACGCAATTCCCGCCTTACTTAAACTTACTAATCACCCAGATGATCAAGTGCGCTACGGGGTAGTATTCGGCTTACTGGAACATGAAGACCCTCGTGCAATCATAGCTCTCATTACCCTCAGCCAAGACAAAAATTCCGAGGTACGCAACTGGGCCACCTTTGGTCTAGGCACACAAATCGATACTGACTCCCCGGAAATCCGCCAAGCACTCATCAGCAACCTCACAGACAAAGACCATGAAATCCGAGGGGAAGCCCTCCTAGGTCTGGCCAGACGTGGCTACCCAAACATCACCCAAGAGCTCATTAACGAATGGCGTGATAATGACATCAGCTCCCTCAGCCTGGAAGCAGCCGAAGAAAGTGCAGACCCGAGACTGTTCAACCGTCTGCAGGAGCTGGCCTCTATTTTTTCTGACATCGACGACGAGTACTTCACGGATAGGCTAAACTGCGCCATAGCTGCCTGCACTCCAGCTCCTCACTAA